The DNA sequence TTATTTACTAAATACACGGGTAACGATCCGGATTATATCAAAGACACCGGCCTTGATCCAGGTATCGATAATAGAGGTATATTTCCAAATACCAGATCATTTTTGTTTGGTCTTAACATTGGATTTTAAGCAACTAATGTTTGTGTATAAACATCACATTATTATGAAAAAAGAAATTAGAAAATGGGTATATGCAATGGGTATGGTAACTGCTTTATCCACCATGAATGCATGTACAAACCTGGAAGAAACGGTATATGATCAGTTGATCACCGACAATTATTATAATAACAAAATGGAGACACTTTCTGCAGTTCTCCGTCCGTATACACACGCCAACGCCTGGGCTACACCTGGACAAAATGGTTGGTGGCGTTTGAGCGAATATTCGGCTGACCAATTGGCTTGGCCTCAAAAAGGCAGACATGGTTTAGACGGTGGCAACTGGATTCGTTTGCACGGTCACTCTTGGACGCCAGACGAAGATACTGTGCGTGATGCGTGGAGGTTGATGTTCTGGGGGATGGGCCTTTGTACCGATCCGATTGAAAATCTCGAGCGCCGGGAAGCGACTGCAATGGGTATCACAGAAGAGGAGAGGGCTGCCTATATTGGCGAGTTAAAACTGTTCCGAGCTTTTCATTATTTGAAAATTATGGACCTGTGGGGGAATGTGCCTATTGTAACTCAAGTAGGTATTCCGATTAATCCGGCGACGTCTTCCCGTCTTGAAGTATTCAACTTTATCGAGCAGGAAATTCTCGAAAACATCAATAACGTACCCGTACTTTCCACAGCAATGACCGGACGTGTATCACGCGCGGCTGGCTACGCCATGTTAGTCGAATTGTACTTGAATGCAGAAGTTTGGACGGGTACCGCGCGCTGGGATGATTGTATCGCTGCCGCAGATCAATTGATTAATGGAAGTGCTGGAGCACAAAATGGTCAAATGGGGTTAGATATTAACATTACGGATGCATTTAGACCGGATAACCATTTGTCGAAAGAAGTCATTATGTCTATCGTATATGATTTCCAACGAGCTGCTACACAACCGCAATGGGCAGCTGATTTCTTCTACTTTAATCAACGCGATATCACTGGTGGT is a window from the Sphingobacterium sp. lm-10 genome containing:
- a CDS encoding RagB/SusD family nutrient uptake outer membrane protein; its protein translation is MKKEIRKWVYAMGMVTALSTMNACTNLEETVYDQLITDNYYNNKMETLSAVLRPYTHANAWATPGQNGWWRLSEYSADQLAWPQKGRHGLDGGNWIRLHGHSWTPDEDTVRDAWRLMFWGMGLCTDPIENLERREATAMGITEEERAAYIGELKLFRAFHYLKIMDLWGNVPIVTQVGIPINPATSSRLEVFNFIEQEILENINNVPVLSTAMTGRVSRAAGYAMLVELYLNAEVWTGTARWDDCIAAADQLINGSAGAQNGQMGLDINITDAFRPDNHLSKEVIMSIVYDFQRAATQPQWAADFFYFNQRDITGGGRNGNNGAVVIPGVYPTFPDSDLRKREWFLIGPQMLFSDPTRPVLGASDEYQDRPVIFVDNIRQNLVAQANGTDPNLLPSNMTTGEGNSGVRFNKYKLGHLAHPSYNSTDWNLYRLTWIYFAKAEAIIRKAGGTANAEAVELINASKARAYAEADRTANLYNPATLTLDELLAERGREFIFEGYRRQDLIRFGKFVTGSWWDHQPSTDINKTLFPIPNRQRVLNPNLAQNPGYN